A part of Synechococcus sp. UW179A genomic DNA contains:
- a CDS encoding ABC transporter transmembrane domain-containing protein, whose amino-acid sequence MSIGLEALRTRFREQGESQRFALGQPLCERQFIPGRVLLIESGNARLLGEQGGRLSTLIRLQAGSFVGVASLLRAAPCEEVRAASEMVAISLSDEQLLALVNSDPTIAAACRNHLWEAELAALLQQQLDRVAKQSLSLSELLVELLPTARLLDASNDGAIRTSLDKGERLFLASQPAEETEAVLGDELIDPGLIAAMPVDVHGLPMRVIALPGGAFAAIDAVIHEQTIEPEAISNSADNSQSRSEITQAPRHVPVSRFNQTNEDNRDFFVAGEGVVEETLACFQMLTKLMKLPFRRDAIERVLRDQLRRNQTPTLRLCGQIAAGLGLHVSGAKVPASMGLRLQTPTLVPWGQAFALAVRSDQRGLVLASPSQGFVELDSTQLENAFPEGIDLLLIDRTSATPEQKFGPSWFWPALKRYRGVLVQVLIASFVVQLFTLANPLLIQVIIDKVIAQRSLDTLEVLGIALVAVTLLEGVLGSLKTYLFTETTNRIDQRLGAEVIDHLLRLPLGYFDRRPVGELGSRVAELEKIRNFLTGQALTTVLDAAFSVIYIVVMLFYSWVLTLVALAVLPIQITLTLLGAPLFRRQYRKAAEANASTASHLIEVLTGIQTVKSQNVEMVSRWTWQERYGKYISRTFEQTITGTALSQTSQVLQKISQLLVLWVGATLVLSGELTLGQLIAFRIISGYVTQPLLRLSSIWQTIQELRVSFERLADVIDHKQESDDQDKAKVPLPPIEGAVHFDNLTFAFNPGSAPVLNDVSLQVKPGTFVGIVGQSGSGKSTLMKLLPRLYSPNQGRILIDGYDIDKVELYSLRRQIGIVPQDPLLFSGNVNENIALTQPDASSEQIVMAAKVACAHDFIMELPAGYSTSVGERGASLSGGQRQRIAIARTLLANPKLLVMDEATSALDYETERRVCDNMIQALHDCTVFFITHRLSTVRRADLIVVMHQGAVVEMGSHDELMSQRGRYYALYRQQEAS is encoded by the coding sequence ATGTCGATCGGGCTCGAAGCCCTGCGTACCAGATTCCGCGAACAGGGTGAATCCCAGCGGTTTGCCCTGGGCCAGCCTCTCTGCGAGAGGCAATTCATCCCTGGCCGCGTCCTGCTGATCGAGAGTGGCAACGCCCGACTACTCGGAGAACAGGGGGGTCGACTCAGCACCCTGATCCGTCTTCAAGCCGGCAGCTTTGTAGGTGTGGCTTCACTCCTGCGTGCAGCTCCTTGCGAAGAGGTCAGAGCCGCCTCAGAGATGGTCGCCATCAGCCTCAGCGATGAGCAACTGCTTGCACTTGTGAACAGTGACCCAACAATCGCTGCTGCTTGCCGCAATCACCTGTGGGAAGCGGAGCTGGCAGCGCTTCTGCAGCAGCAACTCGATCGCGTAGCCAAGCAATCACTGTCCCTGAGCGAATTGCTCGTGGAGCTGCTGCCGACAGCACGACTGTTAGACGCCTCGAACGACGGCGCCATCCGCACCTCCCTGGACAAAGGAGAGCGACTGTTCCTCGCCAGTCAACCCGCTGAGGAAACTGAGGCTGTGCTTGGAGATGAACTCATCGATCCTGGCCTCATCGCTGCGATGCCAGTCGATGTGCATGGCCTGCCAATGCGGGTGATCGCCCTTCCAGGCGGGGCTTTTGCAGCTATCGACGCAGTCATACACGAACAAACGATCGAACCCGAGGCCATCAGCAACTCCGCTGACAACTCCCAATCTCGCAGTGAGATCACGCAGGCCCCTCGGCACGTGCCGGTGAGCCGCTTCAACCAAACCAATGAAGACAACCGCGACTTCTTCGTGGCGGGTGAAGGCGTTGTCGAAGAGACATTGGCCTGCTTCCAGATGCTGACCAAGCTGATGAAGCTGCCGTTCCGGCGCGATGCGATTGAGCGGGTCCTGCGCGATCAGCTGCGCCGCAACCAGACACCCACATTGCGACTCTGTGGCCAAATCGCAGCTGGTTTAGGCCTGCATGTGTCGGGTGCGAAGGTTCCGGCAAGCATGGGCCTACGTCTGCAGACACCAACATTGGTGCCCTGGGGACAGGCCTTCGCCTTGGCAGTGCGCAGCGATCAACGCGGCCTTGTGCTGGCGTCTCCGAGCCAGGGCTTTGTGGAACTCGACTCAACCCAACTGGAAAACGCCTTTCCAGAGGGCATCGATCTGTTGCTGATCGACCGCACCAGCGCCACACCAGAGCAAAAATTCGGTCCCTCCTGGTTTTGGCCTGCTCTCAAGCGCTACCGCGGAGTGCTGGTTCAGGTGCTGATCGCCAGCTTCGTGGTGCAGTTGTTCACGCTGGCTAATCCACTGCTGATCCAGGTGATCATCGACAAGGTGATTGCCCAGCGCAGCTTAGACACCCTGGAGGTACTTGGCATCGCGCTTGTGGCAGTGACGCTACTTGAAGGAGTTCTTGGCAGTCTGAAGACCTATTTATTCACCGAAACGACCAACCGCATCGACCAGCGCCTCGGCGCAGAAGTCATTGACCATTTGCTCCGGCTCCCTCTCGGCTATTTCGATCGCCGCCCGGTGGGTGAGCTGGGATCACGAGTCGCCGAACTGGAAAAGATTCGCAACTTTCTAACTGGTCAGGCTCTGACCACTGTTCTTGATGCAGCTTTTTCAGTCATCTACATCGTGGTGATGCTCTTCTACAGCTGGGTGCTGACATTGGTGGCTCTGGCCGTTCTGCCGATTCAGATCACACTCACCCTGCTGGGTGCTCCTCTGTTCCGGCGTCAGTACCGCAAAGCTGCTGAAGCCAATGCTTCAACTGCGAGCCATCTCATTGAGGTGCTGACTGGAATCCAAACGGTGAAAAGCCAAAACGTTGAAATGGTGAGCCGTTGGACCTGGCAGGAACGCTACGGCAAATACATCAGCCGCACATTTGAACAAACCATTACCGGAACAGCACTCAGCCAAACATCACAGGTTCTGCAGAAAATCTCCCAGCTCTTGGTGCTCTGGGTGGGCGCCACATTGGTTTTATCCGGAGAGCTCACCCTTGGTCAGCTGATTGCCTTCCGAATCATCTCCGGCTATGTCACTCAACCACTTCTGCGCCTTTCATCGATCTGGCAGACGATCCAGGAATTACGGGTGAGCTTCGAGCGATTGGCCGACGTGATCGACCACAAACAGGAATCTGACGATCAGGACAAAGCCAAAGTGCCCCTACCGCCCATTGAAGGTGCAGTGCACTTCGACAACCTCACTTTTGCCTTCAATCCAGGATCAGCGCCTGTCTTGAACGATGTATCACTGCAAGTAAAGCCCGGCACCTTTGTCGGAATCGTTGGACAAAGCGGAAGCGGCAAAAGCACGCTGATGAAACTCCTGCCAAGGCTTTACTCGCCAAACCAGGGGCGGATCTTGATCGATGGATATGACATCGACAAAGTCGAGCTCTACTCGCTGCGGCGCCAGATCGGCATCGTTCCCCAGGACCCTTTGCTGTTCTCGGGCAACGTGAATGAGAACATCGCTCTGACCCAGCCGGATGCCAGCAGCGAACAGATCGTCATGGCCGCAAAAGTGGCTTGCGCCCATGACTTCATTATGGAATTACCGGCTGGATACAGCACCTCAGTGGGTGAACGTGGAGCCTCTCTCAGTGGAGGACAGCGTCAGCGCATCGCCATAGCCCGCACACTTCTGGCCAATCCAAAGCTGCTGGTGATGGACGAGGCCACGAGCGCACTTGACTACGAAACCGAGCGCAGGGTCTGCGACAACATGATCCAGGCCTTGCACGATTGCACGGTTTTCTTTATCACCCACCGCCTATCCACCGTGCGTCGGGCAGATCTGATTGTGGTGATGCACCAGGGCGCGGTGGTTGAAATGGGTTCGCACGACGAACTGATGAGCCAACGCGGTCGTTACTACGCCCTTTATCGCCAGCAGGAGGCCAGCTGA
- a CDS encoding peptidylprolyl isomerase codes for MDDFRPAVLASLTTLGANTLDLLRRNDLLHSLARKQLMLEATTGLNPSPELIQKALVNHCQKAQIKDEAALKVWLDERCLSRDELLLQLSMPLKLAELALNSFGIQAEARFLQRKESLDQVTYSLLRVKDSGMAHELYLQLEAGEASFENLATDHSEGPEKRSSGKIGPGSLMRAHPKLRYQLRTATPGVVLEPILIDQWWVVSRLDERHEASFNDPMRQRMASEMLDDWLRIETKELVKSLSSMENSPAVP; via the coding sequence ATGGATGACTTTCGGCCCGCTGTTCTGGCCTCGCTGACCACTCTGGGTGCCAACACCCTTGATCTGCTGCGTCGCAACGATTTACTGCATTCCTTAGCGCGAAAACAGCTCATGCTTGAGGCCACTACCGGCCTCAACCCCTCACCTGAACTGATTCAGAAGGCGCTGGTCAATCACTGCCAGAAAGCACAGATTAAAGATGAAGCAGCTCTAAAAGTCTGGCTAGACGAGCGTTGTTTAAGCAGGGATGAGCTGCTTTTGCAATTGAGCATGCCTCTCAAGCTTGCCGAACTGGCTCTAAACAGTTTTGGCATCCAGGCAGAAGCACGTTTTCTGCAACGAAAGGAATCGCTCGATCAAGTGACCTACAGCCTGCTGCGGGTTAAAGATTCCGGAATGGCCCATGAGCTCTACCTGCAGTTGGAAGCAGGTGAAGCAAGCTTTGAGAACTTGGCCACCGATCACAGCGAAGGGCCCGAGAAGCGCAGCAGTGGCAAAATCGGTCCAGGAAGCCTGATGCGTGCTCATCCCAAACTGCGTTACCAGTTGCGCACAGCCACCCCAGGAGTGGTGCTGGAACCCATCCTCATCGATCAATGGTGGGTGGTGAGCCGGCTTGATGAGCGTCATGAAGCCAGCTTCAATGATCCAATGCGTCAGCGCATGGCCAGCGAAATGCTCGACGATTGGCTGCGGATTGAGACCAAGGAACTAGTCAAATCACTCTCAAGCATGGAAAATAGTCCGGCCGTGCCCTAA
- a CDS encoding M23 family metallopeptidase — protein sequence MQRNNLLMLAATAIGGITWALVALTPTISAQPLPPKQVPERTGVSNLALLSQSRPRRLPDSHRPFRKGETLRLVYPLAQPAQEVQPYGWRYSDRRQRWRMHVGHDLIAPAATPVLAMLSGRVQLAQSISGYGLTVLLDHGRGWQTVYAHLQSADVHAGQLVRAGDRIGRVGRSGSASTDHLHVELRRLEGRQAFALDLGPLLLSTSKRSEIDGPPANF from the coding sequence ATGCAGCGCAACAATCTGCTGATGCTTGCAGCCACGGCGATTGGGGGGATCACATGGGCCTTGGTCGCTCTGACACCAACCATCTCTGCACAACCTCTCCCTCCCAAACAGGTCCCTGAACGCACCGGTGTTTCCAATCTGGCTTTGCTCAGCCAATCCCGCCCGCGACGGCTACCCGACTCCCACCGTCCGTTCCGCAAAGGCGAAACGCTGCGTCTGGTGTATCCCTTAGCTCAGCCCGCGCAGGAGGTTCAGCCCTATGGCTGGCGCTACTCAGACCGTCGCCAACGCTGGCGCATGCACGTGGGCCACGACCTGATCGCTCCTGCGGCCACACCCGTACTGGCCATGCTTTCAGGACGGGTACAACTGGCGCAGTCGATCAGCGGCTATGGGCTCACGGTTCTGCTGGACCATGGCCGGGGCTGGCAAACCGTGTACGCCCATCTTCAGAGTGCTGACGTTCATGCTGGTCAGCTGGTGCGTGCCGGTGACCGCATCGGCCGCGTCGGTCGCAGCGGCTCCGCCAGCACCGACCATCTGCATGTTGAGCTCAGACGACTGGAAGGACGCCAGGCCTTTGCGCTGGACCTCGGTCCACTACTGCTGTCAACATCCAAACGCTCGGAGATCGATGGCCCGCCGGCTAACTTCTGA
- a CDS encoding 7-carboxy-7-deazaguanine synthase QueE, which produces MAESINNLPLVETFHSLQGEGLHAGRSAFFIRLGGCKVGCSWCDTKHSWSAHVHPQRSVEDLAQDALQAAKEGAAFVVITGGEPLHHELEPLTSAIRSSCSLPIHLETSGVDPLSGSPDWITLSPKRHKPPRQDLLCCCHELKVVVHEAADLLFADVVASQAPQAHWLVQPGWESQEGQELAVTKARGDGRWRLSLQNHKWLGVR; this is translated from the coding sequence ATTGCCGAGTCCATAAACAACCTGCCTTTGGTGGAAACCTTCCACTCCCTGCAGGGGGAAGGTCTACATGCAGGTCGCAGCGCCTTTTTCATCCGCCTCGGCGGCTGCAAGGTGGGCTGCAGCTGGTGTGACACCAAGCATTCCTGGTCCGCACACGTGCATCCGCAACGAAGCGTCGAAGACCTGGCGCAGGATGCCTTGCAAGCCGCGAAGGAAGGAGCTGCATTTGTGGTGATCACTGGCGGAGAACCACTGCATCACGAGCTTGAACCACTCACCAGCGCCATCCGCAGCAGCTGTTCACTTCCCATCCACCTTGAGACCAGCGGCGTTGATCCCCTCAGCGGCAGCCCCGACTGGATCACGCTCTCGCCGAAACGACACAAACCACCAAGGCAGGATCTGCTCTGCTGCTGCCATGAACTAAAGGTGGTGGTTCATGAAGCTGCAGATCTGCTGTTCGCCGATGTGGTGGCCTCTCAGGCTCCTCAGGCTCACTGGCTTGTGCAGCCGGGATGGGAGAGCCAGGAAGGCCAGGAGCTGGCGGTGACCAAAGCACGGGGAGACGGACGCTGGCGGCTGAGCCTGCAGAACCACAAGTGGCTTGGCGTGCGCTGA
- a CDS encoding CTP synthase: MAKFVFVTGGVVSSIGKGIVAASLGRLLKSRGYSVSILKLDPYLNVDPGTMSPFQHGEVFVTEDGAETDLDLGHYERFTDTAMSRLNSVTTGSIYQSVINKERRGDYNGGTVQVIPHITGEIRERIHRVAANSGADVVITEIGGTVGDIESLPFLEAIREFRGDVGRHDLAYIHVTLLPFIGTSGELKTKPTQHSVKELRSIGIQPDVLVCRSDRDINQELKRKIGGFCGVPERAVIPSLDADSIYAVPLTLEDEGLCREVLDVLQLEDHDSDMAGWAQLVHQMRNPGPTVKVALVGKYVQLNDAYLSVVEALRHACLAQNASLDLHWVCAEQIENDGAESLLKGMDAVVVPGGFGNRGVDGKVAAIRWAREQRVPFLGLCLGMQTAVIEWARNQAGLTDASSAELNPDTQHAVIHLLPEQQDVVDLGGTMRLGVYPCRIAEGSMAARLYGDQVVYERHRHRYEFNNAYRSLFLESGYRISGSSPDGRLVELIELPGHPFFTACQYHPEFLSRPGRPHPLFRGLIEAAQQRLPSSPSEALRQQGSAIGGRDFPEASRNP; encoded by the coding sequence ATGGCCAAGTTCGTCTTCGTCACCGGTGGTGTCGTCTCCAGCATCGGCAAGGGAATCGTGGCCGCCAGCCTGGGACGCCTGCTCAAATCGCGTGGCTACAGCGTTTCGATCCTGAAGCTGGATCCATACTTGAATGTGGACCCAGGCACGATGAGCCCCTTTCAGCATGGCGAGGTCTTCGTCACTGAAGACGGGGCTGAAACCGACCTCGACCTGGGTCACTACGAACGCTTCACCGATACGGCAATGTCGCGCCTCAACAGCGTGACCACCGGTTCGATCTACCAGTCGGTGATCAACAAGGAGCGCCGCGGTGATTACAACGGTGGCACGGTGCAGGTGATTCCCCACATCACCGGTGAGATCCGCGAACGGATCCACCGCGTGGCCGCCAATAGTGGCGCCGATGTGGTGATCACCGAAATCGGCGGCACCGTGGGTGACATCGAGTCGCTGCCCTTTCTGGAAGCCATCCGTGAATTCCGCGGCGATGTGGGTCGCCATGACCTGGCCTACATCCATGTGACCCTGCTGCCCTTCATCGGCACCTCTGGAGAACTGAAAACCAAACCCACCCAGCATTCAGTGAAGGAGCTGCGATCCATCGGCATCCAACCCGATGTGCTGGTGTGCCGAAGCGACCGGGACATCAACCAGGAGCTCAAACGCAAGATCGGCGGCTTCTGCGGGGTTCCCGAACGAGCAGTCATCCCTTCCCTAGACGCCGACAGCATCTATGCCGTGCCCTTGACCCTCGAGGACGAAGGCCTCTGCCGCGAAGTGCTCGATGTTCTGCAACTGGAGGACCACGACAGCGACATGGCCGGCTGGGCCCAGCTAGTGCACCAGATGCGCAACCCAGGACCGACTGTCAAGGTGGCGTTGGTCGGCAAGTACGTGCAACTCAACGACGCCTACCTCTCGGTGGTCGAAGCTCTTCGCCACGCCTGTCTGGCGCAGAATGCCTCGCTGGATTTGCACTGGGTCTGCGCTGAGCAAATCGAGAACGACGGAGCCGAAAGCCTGCTGAAAGGCATGGACGCCGTCGTGGTGCCAGGGGGCTTCGGCAACCGGGGTGTTGACGGCAAGGTGGCCGCCATTCGCTGGGCAAGGGAACAACGGGTGCCCTTCTTGGGTTTGTGCCTCGGCATGCAAACGGCGGTGATCGAGTGGGCACGCAATCAGGCCGGTCTCACGGATGCATCCAGCGCTGAGCTCAATCCGGACACCCAGCATGCGGTGATTCACCTGCTTCCTGAGCAGCAGGACGTCGTCGATCTCGGCGGCACCATGCGTCTGGGGGTTTATCCGTGCCGGATCGCGGAGGGCTCGATGGCCGCACGCCTCTACGGCGATCAGGTGGTCTACGAACGCCACCGGCACCGTTATGAGTTCAACAATGCCTACCGCAGCCTGTTCCTCGAATCGGGTTATCGCATCAGCGGCAGCTCACCCGATGGCCGGCTGGTGGAACTGATTGAGCTGCCGGGTCATCCCTTCTTCACGGCCTGCCAATACCACCCGGAATTCCTGTCGCGCCCGGGCAGACCGCACCCCCTGTTCCGCGGTTTGATCGAGGCAGCCCAGCAGCGCCTGCCCTCAAGTCCTAGTGAAGCTTTGCGTCAACAGGGTTCTGCCATCGGTGGCCGCGACTTCCCTGAAGCCAGCCGCAACCCTTGA